ACCAAAAGATGAGGATGTAGTAACTTGTAAGACTGGATGCGTATGTACAGGAGGAACTAAAAAGTGTACTATTAGACGTCAAATACCTGGAAGTATAAGTTTTGTTCCACCAGTTGCAGGAATGATTATAGCATCTCAAGTGGTTAGAGATTTAACTGGACTTTAAAATAAGTGAAATAAAAAAAGAGCCTTAGGCTCTTTTTTATTGATAATTTATGATAATCTCTGTTTTGCTATTAGGAAGTAATGGAGATAAAATATTTTTTACTGCTTCTTGAGATTTGCTTTCTGCCATGGCATATAAATCATCTTGAAGCATTTTTTCTTTCATCTTATCTTTTACCTCTTTACAAATGGTTGAATTTTCTTCAGGGGAGAGTTTAATCTCGCCAAATCTAAGTAAACCATTTGTTGTAGTCTCATAAAGTGTTTTATCTTCGTACAGCGCAATGTCTTCGATTTGAGGTTTGGGTAATGTAATATTAATGAGATTTGATGAATTATTTATTACAATATTATTTTTGTCTATAGAAGCAAAATCTATAGAATAACTTCCTTTGCCATAAAAAACTATCTCTTTTACCTTTTTAAAAACTTCCCAGTCTCCCCAGCTATCATCTATTAAAATACGTTCCTCTAAATCTGTTTCTAATGGAATAATTTTTTGAGTTTCATGTATTTTGTCAACAATACTCTCTTGAGAAATAAACTTGGTAGTATTTGATGAATCTAAGGGCTTTGATTGTTTTGACTGTTGTTTTTGCGGTTTTATAAATATTCTATAAGAGGCGTAAAACCCTAAAGAAACAAACAAAATAGCAAGTATAGACATAGAAAACACTTTTCTTTTTAACTTCCTCATAATTCTTCAAATACCCCCAATATTAAATGAAGTTTAGACAGATTAATGATGTCCTATAATAAACTTCATTTAAAGAGTTACTATAAATTTTGTTCCCTCCGCTGAGAACAGCGTTCCACAAAAAAGTAACTCTAAGATAAATGAAGTATATTAATTAGATAACCAGCCCTCATTTATATATTGA
This genomic window from Clostridium sp. 'White wine YQ' contains:
- a CDS encoding DUF4230 domain-containing protein encodes the protein MRKLKRKVFSMSILAILFVSLGFYASYRIFIKPQKQQSKQSKPLDSSNTTKFISQESIVDKIHETQKIIPLETDLEERILIDDSWGDWEVFKKVKEIVFYGKGSYSIDFASIDKNNIVINNSSNLINITLPKPQIEDIALYEDKTLYETTTNGLLRFGEIKLSPEENSTICKEVKDKMKEKMLQDDLYAMAESKSQEAVKNILSPLLPNSKTEIIINYQ